CGCCACGCAAATACCATGTCAGCTCCAAGTGCTCTGCTGTTCATCGCAACGTACGCGCTTCCGTATGCCTTCCTGGTGATCACGTTGACTTTCGGAACAGTCGCCTCGGTAAACGCATACGTCATCGCAGCAACAGATTTCGCCATATGTGTTTCTGCACACTTCGTCGCCTTGAACCCGGTCACGTTTGTCACCGTCAAAAGCGGTATCTGGAATGCATCGCAGAACCTTATGAAGTCTGCAGCTTTTCTGGCCCCTCTGGCGGAAAGAACTGTACCAAAAGATTCTTTCAGATTTCCGTCAGCATCATACTCTTCGCTTCGGTTCGCAACCGCGCCGACAGTCATCCCGTTCAGCCGCAGAAAGCCGATGGTCATGTCTTTACCGTAATCTTTCTTCAGTTCAAGAAACTCGTGAGCATCCGCCAGCTGCGTGAGCATCAGCGCCGCATCGCCTGCACTGTTCTCCAACTGCTCACAGATCCTGTTCAGATCATCCGTACATTCAATATAAGAAGAATCGTCCTCATTATTCTCCGGAAGCATTACAATGAGCCGTCTCATCTCACTGAGGATTTCCGCCTCTGTTCCCACTTTGTCCGCAAGCCCTGTCTCTTCACCCTGAAAGACAGCGGATGATGTATCGCACTTTGATTTTTCATTGCCGTCAATGGCATTCGGTGAATTGACAAACAGGTGCCCGGTTTCTTTTTCCATAAAAGTAAAATCGGTAAGTCCCGGGACGATCGCCAGACCGCCTCCGCAGCTGCCGAAAATCCCCGTGATCTGCGGGATGACTCCGGACGCCATGACCTGGCTTCTGTAAATTTCTCCAAGCGCATGCAATGCATCCGTCGCCTCCTGCAGACGCATCCCCGCGCAATCCAGAAATCCCAGGACAGGAGCTCCGGTCTTCATGGCAAGCTCATACAAACGCACGATTTTCCCGGCATGCATTTCACCGATGGTTCCCTTTAATACCGACGCGTCCTGGCTGTAAACATAGACCATACTTCCCTCGATCACACCGTATCCTGTGATGACGCCGTCGGAAGGCGTTTCTGTTTCAGATAAGTTGAAATCTGTGCTGCGCGCCGTGATCTGTCCGCCGATTTCCACAAAGCTGTTTGCGTCGAGCAGCGCGTTAATTCTGCCCATCGCAGCGCTCACTGTAGTGTTACTCATGATAAGCCCCTCCGTTTTCTATAAAATTGTCTGCAGTAAGCTGCAGATCCACTGTAAATAATTGTACTGCAACTTTCACTTTATTTCAATATCATGTTGAATTAAAACTTTCAAATTCGGTATAAAAAAAGGATGAATCTGAAAAATTCACCCTTATACCACCTGCTGTTCGTTAATTATCAGGCGAAATCCCATTCCAAGCGATTCCGCTGCCTTCCGGCAGAGCAGCATGCGCACCATAAAGATCTCAAAGTAATCCATAATCGAACCGTAGTGAAGATCAACCGTCAGTTTCAGTTTAATCAGCGTCCTGTCTTCATTGATCTTAACCACGGACCGTTTGACAGAGTAATTCACCCTGTCATGGATATCGAATGTCGTCTTGTCCTTATTCCTTACACGGCTGCGCCGTACATCTGTTTTATCCGCCAGGATCAGTGCCGCAGCGATCGGATTCACTGCTTCCGCCGTTCCTTCATCGTGATTGCCGATCGCCGTGACGATCGTCGCGATCTCCTGTGCCTCCATTCCCATATGGTCCAGCAGCCTGAAAGCGATAAGCGCCCCGCTCTGGGCATGGTCCGTCCTGTTCACCAGATTACCGATATCGTGAAGAAATCCGGCGATTTTTGCAAGTTCACAGTCTCGTTCGCCAAACCCCAGAGTTTCCAGTATATAGGAAGCTGTCTGCGCAACTTTTGTGACATGGGCAAAGCTGTGTTCGGTAAAGCCAAGTGCAATCAGTGATTCATCCGCTTTCGTGATATATGTCCTGACTGTCTCGTTGTTTTTAATATCCTGGTATTTGATCAAAAGATTCATCCTTTCATGCGGTTAATGTGAAATTTTTTGGCAAGTTCATTAAACAACGCCTCTCTTTGAAAGATCAGAAGCGCCAGCAGGACCAGAAGGCTCGCCCCGCTGCATATCATAGCCGGTATGCGCATTGTAAGGATTCCTGCAGCCAGCAGAAGAAACGGCAGCATGCCCAGCAGACATATCATAAAAAAGTAGATCATATAACGCGGTGACGGAAGCCTGAAGACCGCCGTTACGATCAGCATGGCCACCAGTGCTGCTCCCACCGCGGCCGGAAATCCTATATTGACGGACCAGCCTCGCCACCCCGTCGCCAAATCCCAGATCACCAGTCCGATGGAAATGAGTACCGTCTGCCAGACGATATTTTTCATCATATCCCGCCGCTTGCGCACTGCCACCGTCGTCAGCACCCAGCCGCACAGCAGCGCCCCGAATACATAGAGACTCCATTTAAAATCCGGATTTATGATTCCGTTGAGGACTCCGCAGATCACCGCTGCCGCAACGCAGAAAAAATTGAAACACTTCAGAAGCACGTCCTGCCTGGAGTTTTCCTTTTTCAGATCCGGGAAGCTCTCCCTCTCATCAATCATGCTAACGGGTACTCCAAGAGCCTCCAGCCCCTTAAAAAAGCATGCTTCCACTCTCTGATTCGCGTATGCGGACGTGAAGCTGAATACCATCTTGTCTCCGTAGGAACACATCGCAAGCTCCTGTTTGGGCGTACTGGTAAACACATCGAAGAAATCAATATGTGGCATGCACTCCCTGGGCATATCCACTTTTCCGACATTCGAAAAAATTGCCGTCACCGTGTTTTTGCTGGCAAATGCCCCCACCTGCATGGAATAGAGCTTTAATTCCAGCGGCAGCGCGCGTACAAGCGGATTCATCTCAAAATCCATCAGCCCGTACATGCGGGCCGCGATCTTATCCGGCTGCAGCTCTTTTTTAAACATCTCATCTACGGCTTTGATCACCTCTCCCAGATCATCACTGGATTCTGAAAATGAATAGCCGATATCAATCCATCCAAAAAAGTTGCGCATGGATTCTGACGGATAGTAATTTCTGAGATTCACCGGTATCATTAGGACCACCGGTTTTTTCTTCTGTCTGACCGTCATGTCCTGTGCGATCGCTTTCAGATACAGAGCTGTCAGCAGCACGGTCACTGTCGTCCCCCGTTTTCTCGCTTCCGCAAGCAGTTGTTTCGTGGACACGATTCCCTCCGTCAGCTGCATCTGTCCATAATCCATTTTTCTGCCGTGGAGCTGACAGGCCTTATATTTTTTGATTTTCTGGCGCCTGGTATCGCGGTCGTAGTATTTCCAGAAGCTGTCTTCCTCTTTGTCTTCCTCTGTCTGAATCAGCTGCAGTTTTCCGGCATCATAATCGATCTGACCCGGATACAGCAGAGACAGATAGTGATAGACAAGCGCGCGCAGAAAATGCAGGGCTCCCGTCCCATCCGTGAGCGCGTGATAGGTCTCAAAATTAATTCTGTTTTTATAATACGTCACTTCAAACAGCAGACTCTTCTGGTCTCTGACATAAATCTGACTGCAAGGCCGCTTATACTCCCTGCGGACGATCGCATTCTCCTCCGATTCCTCCAGGTAATTCCAGAAGAAACCCTTTCGCAGCACACACCGGAACATCGAAAATTCCTCGAGCGCCAAATCCAGCGCCTCCTGCAGTGTTTCCCCGATCACCGGCTCTTTCAGCACACAGGCAAACCGAAACACCCGCTCATCTTTTTTACCGCTCGTAGCAGGAAAGATCTTGGCCGTATTCTCCAGACTTCTCCACCGTGTTTTCTTTTCCTGAAACACCGTTATCTACCTCTCTCAAAAAATCGTTGATATATTCATACGTTTCTTTTACCGCCGGATAAAGCGTCGTCAGCAGAAAAAATCCATGGACCGCATCCCTGATCCGGTGCAGGCTGACAGGCACCCCCGCAGCCCGCATCCGCCTGGCATATTCTTCACCCTCATCGCGCAGCGGGTCGTATTCCCCTGTGATCACAAGCGCCGCGGGAAGATCACTGTAATCCTCCGCCTGCAGCGGGGAAAAATATGGACTTAAGCGGTCCTCCTCCCTGCTCTGATAAAGATTCATATAGTCCTGCAGGTTTTTCTGCGTCAGCAGATAATCAAAACCGTTTTCCTTCACGGATGCAAACGGCGTACTGTCCGAATAGTCATTACCGGTACAAGGATAGATCAGTATCTGCCTGTGCACCTTAAAGTCCCCCGTATCCCTGGCTTTCTGGCAGACCGCAGCCGTCAGATTTCCTCCCGCACTGTCGCCGATAATCGTTATGCGCTCCGGTTTCACATGGAGTATGGTCTGGTCCGTAAAGATAGCCTTCGCCACCGCATAACAGTCATCAAACGGCGTGGGGAAACGGTGTTCCGGAGCCAGCCTGTAGTCAACGGAGACGACTACGTGCTGTGTATTTCTGGACATATTCCAGCAGATCCTGTTATACGTCTCCACACTCTCCGTCACAAATCCTCCTCCATGAAAAAACAACAGCACGGGATACGTGTTGTCTACCATTTTTCTCCTGTCAATGTCTTTATGTTTTCTGCAGTAGGCATCAATATCCACCGTATCGAAAGAATCTTCATCCGGAAAATAGATGCGCAGCGGAACCTCCACCCCATTGTTGTATATCTTATCATCGATCGTGCGGTAAAACCGTTTAAACACGTCAATGGACTTCAAATTCATCAGATACCTTGTTCTTCTCAAGTTCATGTCGGCTTCCGGTTCTGACAGCGCCTTCAGCAGCACCTGCAGTGCCTTATTCATGTATTTTCCTCCTGTGTCAGTCCTCTTCTTTCTCCCAATTCCGGGAGCAGCGGACTGCCCGTTTCCAGTTTTTCAGTTTTTTCTTACGTTCCTCTTCCTTCATCTCCGGAATAAACGTGTGTTCCAGCGCCCAGTTTTTCCGAATGTCTTCCCGGTCACTCCAATACCCCACCGCCAGCCCGGCCAGATAAGAAGCCCCGAGTGCAGTCGTCTCGATACAGCGCGGCCTTTCTACCTCTGCATTCAGCAGATCCGACTGAAACTGCATCAGAAAGTCATTTGCACACGCACCGCCGTCCACTTTGATCGTTCTGGTCCGGATACCGGAATCTCTCTGCATCGCCTCAATCACATCTGATACCTGATAGGCAAGAGATTCCACCGTGGCCCGGATCAGATGTGCGCGTCCCGTCCCGCGCGTCAGTCCGACGATGGTTCCGCGGGCATACGGATCCCAGTAAGGAGCGCCAAGCCCGGTAAATGCGGGCACCACATAGACGCCCCCTGTATCCTCCACCGCCCGGCAGTATTCCTCAGACTGCGGTGCGCTGTCCAGTATCTTCAGTTCATCCCGCAGCCACTGAATCGCGGCCCCCGCAACAAACACGCTTCCCTCCAGTGCATACTGCACCGTATCGCCCACGCTTGCCGCCACGGTTGTCAATAGCCCCGACTTTGACCGTACCGCCTGTTCTCCCGTATTCATCAGCAGAAAGCAGCCCGTTCCATACGTGTTTTTAATGTCTCCGGCTTCAAAACAGCACTGTCCGAACAGTGCGGACTGCTGGTCACCCGCAGCCCCCGCGATGGGGATCTCGCCGCCCATCACATTCCTGTCTGTACAGCCATAGACACAGCTGCTCGGCTTTACCTGCGGCAGCATACAGCCCGGGATCCCAAACATCTCCAGAATCTCTTCGTCCCACCGCATCCTGTGAATATCATATAACATCGTCCGCGACGCATTCGTCACATCCGTCACATGCACCTTGCCCTGAGTCAGCTGCCAGATCAGCCAGGTATCAACCGTTCCAAACAGCAGTTCACCGTTCGCCGCCCGCTGCCTTGCACCATCCACATGATCCAGGATCCATGCCAGCTTGCTTCCCGAAAAATACGCATCCGGAATCAGACCGGTGCGTTCCCGGATACAGGCTTCTTTCCCATCCGCTTTTATGGCATCTATCATCTCCGCTGTTCTCCGGCACTGCCACACAATGGCTGGATATACCGGCTTTCCGGTGTTTCTGTCCCAAACGATCGTAGTTTCCCGCTGATTCGTAATACCGATCGCCGCAATATTTCTGGCGTCAATTCCGATTTTTCCCATGGCCTCTGTAGCCACACTCAGCTGTGAGGACCATATTTCCATCGGATCATGCTCCACCCATCCCGGCTTTGGGTAATACTGTGTAAATTCTTTCTGTGCCACACTCCTCATCGTTCCCGCTCTGTCAAATAAAATACAGCGCGAACTTGTCGTGCCCTGGTCCAGGGCCATCATGTACTGTTCCATCTGTCATCCCCCTGTCTCTTTCACGGCTGCATTTCCGGCAGCAATCACATCAACATCTGTCCCTGCCGTACGCCGGATCAGGATATCTCCGATCCTCACCGGTGCCTGCGCCACGGTCTGATGGATTTCCTCCATGCATTTCGGTATCCGTTCCTTTGGGATCTCCCGCGCCGTTTTGACAGGAACCCTTTTCACCGCTCCGCCTGCAACCGGCACCGTGGATGTCACCGTCCTGGAAGGCCGTGTGCATTCCTTTATCCCATATTCTCTGCCATTTTCACATTCGTATCCGCTGATCCCGGATACCTGTCCATTTTCTTCCGCCGTCACCTGCAGCGTACATCCCTTCGGACAGCAGATACATATTAATGTTCTTTTCATATGCCGTGTCCTTTCAGGTAAGCTGCCGCAGCCATCCCGGCCCTTTCCGCCTCACGGCTCACATGATCAGCCAGATCATGGACACGGCGTACATTTCCGCACGCATATACCCCCTCTGCACTGGTACGGCAGTCTTTATCCGTCTTCGGCCCTCGCGTCGT
The Ruminococcus gauvreauii genome window above contains:
- the glpK gene encoding glycerol kinase GlpK, producing MEQYMMALDQGTTSSRCILFDRAGTMRSVAQKEFTQYYPKPGWVEHDPMEIWSSQLSVATEAMGKIGIDARNIAAIGITNQRETTIVWDRNTGKPVYPAIVWQCRRTAEMIDAIKADGKEACIRERTGLIPDAYFSGSKLAWILDHVDGARQRAANGELLFGTVDTWLIWQLTQGKVHVTDVTNASRTMLYDIHRMRWDEEILEMFGIPGCMLPQVKPSSCVYGCTDRNVMGGEIPIAGAAGDQQSALFGQCCFEAGDIKNTYGTGCFLLMNTGEQAVRSKSGLLTTVAASVGDTVQYALEGSVFVAGAAIQWLRDELKILDSAPQSEEYCRAVEDTGGVYVVPAFTGLGAPYWDPYARGTIVGLTRGTGRAHLIRATVESLAYQVSDVIEAMQRDSGIRTRTIKVDGGACANDFLMQFQSDLLNAEVERPRCIETTALGASYLAGLAVGYWSDREDIRKNWALEHTFIPEMKEEERKKKLKNWKRAVRCSRNWEKEED
- a CDS encoding DUF1667 domain-containing protein, whose amino-acid sequence is MKRTLICICCPKGCTLQVTAEENGQVSGISGYECENGREYGIKECTRPSRTVTSTVPVAGGAVKRVPVKTAREIPKERIPKCMEEIHQTVAQAPVRIGDILIRRTAGTDVDVIAAGNAAVKETGG
- a CDS encoding acyl-CoA carboxylase subunit beta, which produces MSNTTVSAAMGRINALLDANSFVEIGGQITARSTDFNLSETETPSDGVITGYGVIEGSMVYVYSQDASVLKGTIGEMHAGKIVRLYELAMKTGAPVLGFLDCAGMRLQEATDALHALGEIYRSQVMASGVIPQITGIFGSCGGGLAIVPGLTDFTFMEKETGHLFVNSPNAIDGNEKSKCDTSSAVFQGEETGLADKVGTEAEILSEMRRLIVMLPENNEDDSSYIECTDDLNRICEQLENSAGDAALMLTQLADAHEFLELKKDYGKDMTIGFLRLNGMTVGAVANRSEEYDADGNLKESFGTVLSARGARKAADFIRFCDAFQIPLLTVTNVTGFKATKCAETHMAKSVAAMTYAFTEATVPKVNVITRKAYGSAYVAMNSRALGADMVFAWRDAKIGMMDARAAAKLMYIDEGIDVIDRKAAEYEALQDSAASAARRGYVDAVIDPKDTRKHVIAAFEMLFTKREDRPGKKHGTV
- a CDS encoding DUF6320 domain-containing protein, whose protein sequence is MFQEKKTRWRSLENTAKIFPATSGKKDERVFRFACVLKEPVIGETLQEALDLALEEFSMFRCVLRKGFFWNYLEESEENAIVRREYKRPCSQIYVRDQKSLLFEVTYYKNRINFETYHALTDGTGALHFLRALVYHYLSLLYPGQIDYDAGKLQLIQTEEDKEEDSFWKYYDRDTRRQKIKKYKACQLHGRKMDYGQMQLTEGIVSTKQLLAEARKRGTTVTVLLTALYLKAIAQDMTVRQKKKPVVLMIPVNLRNYYPSESMRNFFGWIDIGYSFSESSDDLGEVIKAVDEMFKKELQPDKIAARMYGLMDFEMNPLVRALPLELKLYSMQVGAFASKNTVTAIFSNVGKVDMPRECMPHIDFFDVFTSTPKQELAMCSYGDKMVFSFTSAYANQRVEACFFKGLEALGVPVSMIDERESFPDLKKENSRQDVLLKCFNFFCVAAAVICGVLNGIINPDFKWSLYVFGALLCGWVLTTVAVRKRRDMMKNIVWQTVLISIGLVIWDLATGWRGWSVNIGFPAAVGAALVAMLIVTAVFRLPSPRYMIYFFMICLLGMLPFLLLAAGILTMRIPAMICSGASLLVLLALLIFQREALFNELAKKFHINRMKG
- a CDS encoding alpha/beta hydrolase, producing the protein MNKALQVLLKALSEPEADMNLRRTRYLMNLKSIDVFKRFYRTIDDKIYNNGVEVPLRIYFPDEDSFDTVDIDAYCRKHKDIDRRKMVDNTYPVLLFFHGGGFVTESVETYNRICWNMSRNTQHVVVSVDYRLAPEHRFPTPFDDCYAVAKAIFTDQTILHVKPERITIIGDSAGGNLTAAVCQKARDTGDFKVHRQILIYPCTGNDYSDSTPFASVKENGFDYLLTQKNLQDYMNLYQSREEDRLSPYFSPLQAEDYSDLPAALVITGEYDPLRDEGEEYARRMRAAGVPVSLHRIRDAVHGFFLLTTLYPAVKETYEYINDFLREVDNGVSGKENTVEKSGEYGQDLSCYER
- a CDS encoding HD domain-containing protein, with amino-acid sequence MNLLIKYQDIKNNETVRTYITKADESLIALGFTEHSFAHVTKVAQTASYILETLGFGERDCELAKIAGFLHDIGNLVNRTDHAQSGALIAFRLLDHMGMEAQEIATIVTAIGNHDEGTAEAVNPIAAALILADKTDVRRSRVRNKDKTTFDIHDRVNYSVKRSVVKINEDRTLIKLKLTVDLHYGSIMDYFEIFMVRMLLCRKAAESLGMGFRLIINEQQVV